A stretch of Channa argus isolate prfri chromosome 16, Channa argus male v1.0, whole genome shotgun sequence DNA encodes these proteins:
- the map4k5 gene encoding mitogen-activated protein kinase kinase kinase kinase 5 isoform X3 produces the protein MDIFPRPSGEIQRRNPQNDFELIQRVGSGTYGDVYKARNIKTGELAAVKIIKLEPGDDFSIIQQEIFMVKECMHHNIVAYFGSYLCREKLWICMEFCGGGSLQDIYHITGPLSELQIAYVCRETIQGLGYLHSKGKMHRDIKGANILLTDNGDVKLADFGVAAKITATIAKRKSFIGTPYWMAPEVAAVEKNGGYNQLCDIWAVGITSIELAELQPPMFDLHPMRALFLMSKSSFQPPKLKDKNKWSAAFHNFIKVSLTKNPKKRPTADKLLLHVFVAQTGLTRRLAVDLLDKMNNPDNHQHYSEVDDDDIEPLSVVRHTIRSSNKQARAERTRSEIDSNNGTKQGWPCSSPSYTEGDAVDKVQFEPPLLKETEARSEMGFPQDSSWRAFAEGGITARGHVTYLDDPFEEVDISTLKPGMPPPLPPKPRLNSSSEELGLTDERSVTVQRLPNSENGSSQVTRRQSTPEQGNKLEHSSPDFLSVSVSSPGLLSHGYDADNESDDCVNGGSPKSPSSQQHRKEKKEFPKPAINGLPPTPKVLMGACFSKVFDGCPLKINCATSWIHPDTKDQYLIFGTEDGIYTLNLNELHEATMEQLFPRKCTWLYVINNNLMSLSGKTFQLYSHNLIGLFEQLKKPGLAAQFQTHRFPDKILPRRFALTTKIPDTKGCHKCCIVRNPYTGHKYLCGALQSGIVLLQWYEPMQRFMLIKHFDFPLPSPLKVFEMLVVPEQEYPLVCVAISQGTEPGQVVRFETINLNSCSSWFTEMGTSNQQVDAIHVTQLERDTVLVCLDHNLKIVNLQGRLKSNKKLASELSFEFCIGSVVCLQDSVLAFWKHGMQGKSFKSNEVTQEISDLSRVFRLLGSDRVVVLESRPTDNPTALSNLYILAGHENSY, from the exons GGGATGACTTTTCCATCATACAGCAGGAAATCTTCATGGTGAAGGAATGCATGCACCACAATATTGTGGCCTACTTTGGGAGCTACCTCTG cCGGGAGAAGCTTTGGATTTGCATGGAGTTCTGTGGTGGAGGATCTCTGCAGGATATTTATCACA taaCAGGACCTTTGTCAGAGCTTCAGATAGCGTATGTCTGCAGAGAGACCATACAG GGGCTGGGATACCTGCACAGCAAGGGCAAAATGCACCGGGACATCAAG GGTGCCAACATACTTCTAACGGACAACGGCGATGTGAAGTTAG CTGATTTTGGAGTTGCAGCCAAAATAACAGCCACCATTGCCAAAAGAAAGTCCTTCATTGGAACCCCTTATTG GATGGCCCCAGAAGTGGCAGCCGTGGAGAAGAATGGAGGCTACAACCAGCTGTGTGATATCTGGGCTGTTGGCATCACATCTATTGAGCTGGCTGAGCTACAACCTCCCATGTTTGATCTTCACCCAATGAG ggccTTATTTTTGATGTCAAAGAGTAGCTTCCAGCCTCCTAagctaaaagacaaaaataaatg GTCTGCTGCCTTCCATAACTttatcaaagtgtctttgaCAAAGAACCCAAAGAAGAGGCCCACTGCAGATAAACTTCTATTG catgtgtttgtggcCCAAACTGGTTTGACGAGGCGGCTTGCTGTTGACCTCCTAGATAAGATGAACAACCCAGACAACCACCAGCATTACAGCGAGGTGGACGATGATGATATTGAG CCTCTTTCTGTAGTCAGACACACCATTCGCTCCTCCAACAAACAAGCCAGAGCAGAAAGAACACGTTCAGAGATCGACT CAAACAATGGAACAAAGCAAGGATGGCCATGCTCAAGTCCTAGCTACACTGAGGGTGATGCAG TTGATAAAGTCCAGTTTGAACCACCTCTCCTGAAGGAAACGGAGGCTCGTTCAGAAATg GGATTTCCACAGGACTCTTCCTGGAGGGCGTTCGCAGAAGGAGGAATAACAGCCAG GGGGCACGTGACTTATCTTGATGATCCTTTTGAAGAAGTAGACAT ATCAACTCTCAAGCCAGGAatgcctcctcctctgcctccaaAG CCACGATTGAACAGTTCATCAGAGGAGCTTGGCCTTACCGATGAGAGATCTGTGACTGTGCAAAGGCTTCCTAACTCTGAGAATGGGTCGAGCCAGGTGACTCGCAGACAGAGCACACCTGAGCAGGGAAACAAGTTGGAGCATTCATCTccagattttctttctgtcagcgTCAGCAGCCCTGGTCTTTTGTCTCATGGCTATGATGCCG ATAATGAGTCAGATGACTGTGTGAATGGAGGTAGTCCCAAGTCACCATCCAGCCAGCAGCACCGTAAAGAGAAGAAGGAATTCCCT AAACCGGCTATCAATGGCCTGCCACCCACTCCTAAAGTACTG ATGGGAGCCTGTTTTTCTAAAGTGTTTGATGGCTGTCCACTGAAGATCAACTGTGCCACTTCATGGATTCATCCAGACACCAAAG ACCAGTATTTAATCTTTGGGACAGAGGATGGCATCTATACGCTGAATCTTAATGAGCTGCATGAAGCCACAATGGAGCAG CTCTTCCCAAGGAAGTGTACATGGCTGTACGTTATCAACAACAACCTGATGTCTTTATCTG GGAAAACCTTCCAGCTCTATTCCCACAATCTCATTGGGCTTTTCGAGCAGTTGAAGAAGCCCGGCCTGGCTGCCCAGTTCCAGACTCATCGTTTTCCAGACAAAATTTTACCCAG GAGGTTTGCCTTGACAACTAAGATCCCAGACACAAAGGGCTGTCACAAGTGCTGCATTG TGAGAAACCCATACACAGGCCACAAGTACCTGTGTGGAGCACTGCAATCTGGGATTGTTCTGTTGCAGTGGTATGAGCCCATGCAGAGGTTTATGCTGATCAAG CACTTTGACTTCCCTCTTCCCAGCCCTCtgaaggtgtttgagatgcttGTGGTCCCCGAACAGGAGTATCCTCTAGTGTGTGTGGCCATCAGCCAGGGCACAGAGCCAGGGCAGGTGGTCCGTTTTGAGACCATCAACCTCAACTCCTGCTCTTCCTGGTTCACAGAGATGGGAACAa GTAATCAGCAGGTAGATGCAATCCATGTCACTCAGCTGGAGAGAGACACTGTGTTGGTCTGTTTGGACC ACAACTTGAAGATTGTTAATCTCCAGGGCAGACTGAAGTCCAACAAGAAGTTGGCATCTGAGCTTAGCTTTGAGTTCTGCATTGGATCTGTTG TGTGCCTTCAAGACAGCGTCCTAGCCTTCTGGAAACATGGCATGCAAGGAAAGAGCTTCAAGTCCAATGAG GTGACCCAAGAGATTTCTGATCTAAGCAGAGTCTTCCGCCTCCTCGGATCTGACAG
- the map4k5 gene encoding mitogen-activated protein kinase kinase kinase kinase 5 isoform X1 translates to MDIFPRPSGEIQRRNPQNDFELIQRVGSGTYGDVYKARNIKTGELAAVKIIKLEPGDDFSIIQQEIFMVKECMHHNIVAYFGSYLCREKLWICMEFCGGGSLQDIYHITGPLSELQIAYVCRETIQGLGYLHSKGKMHRDIKGANILLTDNGDVKLADFGVAAKITATIAKRKSFIGTPYWMAPEVAAVEKNGGYNQLCDIWAVGITSIELAELQPPMFDLHPMRALFLMSKSSFQPPKLKDKNKWSAAFHNFIKVSLTKNPKKRPTADKLLLHVFVAQTGLTRRLAVDLLDKMNNPDNHQHYSEVDDDDIEPLSVVRHTIRSSNKQARAERTRSEIDSNNGTKQGWPCSSPSYTEGDAVDKVQFEPPLLKETEARSEMGFPQDSSWRAFAEGGITARSLLKSVEDELFQRGHVTYLDDPFEEVDISTLKPGMPPPLPPKPRLNSSSEELGLTDERSVTVQRLPNSENGSSQVTRRQSTPEQGNKLEHSSPDFLSVSVSSPGLLSHGYDADNESDDCVNGGSPKSPSSQQHRKEKKEFPKPAINGLPPTPKVLMGACFSKVFDGCPLKINCATSWIHPDTKDQYLIFGTEDGIYTLNLNELHEATMEQLFPRKCTWLYVINNNLMSLSGKTFQLYSHNLIGLFEQLKKPGLAAQFQTHRFPDKILPRRFALTTKIPDTKGCHKCCIVRNPYTGHKYLCGALQSGIVLLQWYEPMQRFMLIKHFDFPLPSPLKVFEMLVVPEQEYPLVCVAISQGTEPGQVVRFETINLNSCSSWFTEMGTSNQQVDAIHVTQLERDTVLVCLDHNLKIVNLQGRLKSNKKLASELSFEFCIGSVVCLQDSVLAFWKHGMQGKSFKSNEVTQEISDLSRVFRLLGSDRVVVLESRPTDNPTALSNLYILAGHENSY, encoded by the exons GGGATGACTTTTCCATCATACAGCAGGAAATCTTCATGGTGAAGGAATGCATGCACCACAATATTGTGGCCTACTTTGGGAGCTACCTCTG cCGGGAGAAGCTTTGGATTTGCATGGAGTTCTGTGGTGGAGGATCTCTGCAGGATATTTATCACA taaCAGGACCTTTGTCAGAGCTTCAGATAGCGTATGTCTGCAGAGAGACCATACAG GGGCTGGGATACCTGCACAGCAAGGGCAAAATGCACCGGGACATCAAG GGTGCCAACATACTTCTAACGGACAACGGCGATGTGAAGTTAG CTGATTTTGGAGTTGCAGCCAAAATAACAGCCACCATTGCCAAAAGAAAGTCCTTCATTGGAACCCCTTATTG GATGGCCCCAGAAGTGGCAGCCGTGGAGAAGAATGGAGGCTACAACCAGCTGTGTGATATCTGGGCTGTTGGCATCACATCTATTGAGCTGGCTGAGCTACAACCTCCCATGTTTGATCTTCACCCAATGAG ggccTTATTTTTGATGTCAAAGAGTAGCTTCCAGCCTCCTAagctaaaagacaaaaataaatg GTCTGCTGCCTTCCATAACTttatcaaagtgtctttgaCAAAGAACCCAAAGAAGAGGCCCACTGCAGATAAACTTCTATTG catgtgtttgtggcCCAAACTGGTTTGACGAGGCGGCTTGCTGTTGACCTCCTAGATAAGATGAACAACCCAGACAACCACCAGCATTACAGCGAGGTGGACGATGATGATATTGAG CCTCTTTCTGTAGTCAGACACACCATTCGCTCCTCCAACAAACAAGCCAGAGCAGAAAGAACACGTTCAGAGATCGACT CAAACAATGGAACAAAGCAAGGATGGCCATGCTCAAGTCCTAGCTACACTGAGGGTGATGCAG TTGATAAAGTCCAGTTTGAACCACCTCTCCTGAAGGAAACGGAGGCTCGTTCAGAAATg GGATTTCCACAGGACTCTTCCTGGAGGGCGTTCGCAGAAGGAGGAATAACAGCCAG GAGTCTTCTGAAAAGCGTTGAGGATGAGTTGTTCCAACG GGGGCACGTGACTTATCTTGATGATCCTTTTGAAGAAGTAGACAT ATCAACTCTCAAGCCAGGAatgcctcctcctctgcctccaaAG CCACGATTGAACAGTTCATCAGAGGAGCTTGGCCTTACCGATGAGAGATCTGTGACTGTGCAAAGGCTTCCTAACTCTGAGAATGGGTCGAGCCAGGTGACTCGCAGACAGAGCACACCTGAGCAGGGAAACAAGTTGGAGCATTCATCTccagattttctttctgtcagcgTCAGCAGCCCTGGTCTTTTGTCTCATGGCTATGATGCCG ATAATGAGTCAGATGACTGTGTGAATGGAGGTAGTCCCAAGTCACCATCCAGCCAGCAGCACCGTAAAGAGAAGAAGGAATTCCCT AAACCGGCTATCAATGGCCTGCCACCCACTCCTAAAGTACTG ATGGGAGCCTGTTTTTCTAAAGTGTTTGATGGCTGTCCACTGAAGATCAACTGTGCCACTTCATGGATTCATCCAGACACCAAAG ACCAGTATTTAATCTTTGGGACAGAGGATGGCATCTATACGCTGAATCTTAATGAGCTGCATGAAGCCACAATGGAGCAG CTCTTCCCAAGGAAGTGTACATGGCTGTACGTTATCAACAACAACCTGATGTCTTTATCTG GGAAAACCTTCCAGCTCTATTCCCACAATCTCATTGGGCTTTTCGAGCAGTTGAAGAAGCCCGGCCTGGCTGCCCAGTTCCAGACTCATCGTTTTCCAGACAAAATTTTACCCAG GAGGTTTGCCTTGACAACTAAGATCCCAGACACAAAGGGCTGTCACAAGTGCTGCATTG TGAGAAACCCATACACAGGCCACAAGTACCTGTGTGGAGCACTGCAATCTGGGATTGTTCTGTTGCAGTGGTATGAGCCCATGCAGAGGTTTATGCTGATCAAG CACTTTGACTTCCCTCTTCCCAGCCCTCtgaaggtgtttgagatgcttGTGGTCCCCGAACAGGAGTATCCTCTAGTGTGTGTGGCCATCAGCCAGGGCACAGAGCCAGGGCAGGTGGTCCGTTTTGAGACCATCAACCTCAACTCCTGCTCTTCCTGGTTCACAGAGATGGGAACAa GTAATCAGCAGGTAGATGCAATCCATGTCACTCAGCTGGAGAGAGACACTGTGTTGGTCTGTTTGGACC ACAACTTGAAGATTGTTAATCTCCAGGGCAGACTGAAGTCCAACAAGAAGTTGGCATCTGAGCTTAGCTTTGAGTTCTGCATTGGATCTGTTG TGTGCCTTCAAGACAGCGTCCTAGCCTTCTGGAAACATGGCATGCAAGGAAAGAGCTTCAAGTCCAATGAG GTGACCCAAGAGATTTCTGATCTAAGCAGAGTCTTCCGCCTCCTCGGATCTGACAG
- the map4k5 gene encoding mitogen-activated protein kinase kinase kinase kinase 5 isoform X2: MDIFPRPSGEIQRRNPQNDFELIQRVGSGTYGDVYKARNIKTGELAAVKIIKLEPGDDFSIIQQEIFMVKECMHHNIVAYFGSYLCREKLWICMEFCGGGSLQDIYHITGPLSELQIAYVCRETIQGLGYLHSKGKMHRDIKGANILLTDNGDVKLADFGVAAKITATIAKRKSFIGTPYWMAPEVAAVEKNGGYNQLCDIWAVGITSIELAELQPPMFDLHPMRALFLMSKSSFQPPKLKDKNKWSAAFHNFIKVSLTKNPKKRPTADKLLLHVFVAQTGLTRRLAVDLLDKMNNPDNHQHYSEVDDDDIEPLSVVRHTIRSSNKQARAERTRSEIDSNNGTKQGWPCSSPSYTEGDAVDKVQFEPPLLKETEARSEMDSSWRAFAEGGITARSLLKSVEDELFQRGHVTYLDDPFEEVDISTLKPGMPPPLPPKPRLNSSSEELGLTDERSVTVQRLPNSENGSSQVTRRQSTPEQGNKLEHSSPDFLSVSVSSPGLLSHGYDADNESDDCVNGGSPKSPSSQQHRKEKKEFPKPAINGLPPTPKVLMGACFSKVFDGCPLKINCATSWIHPDTKDQYLIFGTEDGIYTLNLNELHEATMEQLFPRKCTWLYVINNNLMSLSGKTFQLYSHNLIGLFEQLKKPGLAAQFQTHRFPDKILPRRFALTTKIPDTKGCHKCCIVRNPYTGHKYLCGALQSGIVLLQWYEPMQRFMLIKHFDFPLPSPLKVFEMLVVPEQEYPLVCVAISQGTEPGQVVRFETINLNSCSSWFTEMGTSNQQVDAIHVTQLERDTVLVCLDHNLKIVNLQGRLKSNKKLASELSFEFCIGSVVCLQDSVLAFWKHGMQGKSFKSNEVTQEISDLSRVFRLLGSDRVVVLESRPTDNPTALSNLYILAGHENSY; this comes from the exons GGGATGACTTTTCCATCATACAGCAGGAAATCTTCATGGTGAAGGAATGCATGCACCACAATATTGTGGCCTACTTTGGGAGCTACCTCTG cCGGGAGAAGCTTTGGATTTGCATGGAGTTCTGTGGTGGAGGATCTCTGCAGGATATTTATCACA taaCAGGACCTTTGTCAGAGCTTCAGATAGCGTATGTCTGCAGAGAGACCATACAG GGGCTGGGATACCTGCACAGCAAGGGCAAAATGCACCGGGACATCAAG GGTGCCAACATACTTCTAACGGACAACGGCGATGTGAAGTTAG CTGATTTTGGAGTTGCAGCCAAAATAACAGCCACCATTGCCAAAAGAAAGTCCTTCATTGGAACCCCTTATTG GATGGCCCCAGAAGTGGCAGCCGTGGAGAAGAATGGAGGCTACAACCAGCTGTGTGATATCTGGGCTGTTGGCATCACATCTATTGAGCTGGCTGAGCTACAACCTCCCATGTTTGATCTTCACCCAATGAG ggccTTATTTTTGATGTCAAAGAGTAGCTTCCAGCCTCCTAagctaaaagacaaaaataaatg GTCTGCTGCCTTCCATAACTttatcaaagtgtctttgaCAAAGAACCCAAAGAAGAGGCCCACTGCAGATAAACTTCTATTG catgtgtttgtggcCCAAACTGGTTTGACGAGGCGGCTTGCTGTTGACCTCCTAGATAAGATGAACAACCCAGACAACCACCAGCATTACAGCGAGGTGGACGATGATGATATTGAG CCTCTTTCTGTAGTCAGACACACCATTCGCTCCTCCAACAAACAAGCCAGAGCAGAAAGAACACGTTCAGAGATCGACT CAAACAATGGAACAAAGCAAGGATGGCCATGCTCAAGTCCTAGCTACACTGAGGGTGATGCAG TTGATAAAGTCCAGTTTGAACCACCTCTCCTGAAGGAAACGGAGGCTCGTTCAGAAATg GACTCTTCCTGGAGGGCGTTCGCAGAAGGAGGAATAACAGCCAG GAGTCTTCTGAAAAGCGTTGAGGATGAGTTGTTCCAACG GGGGCACGTGACTTATCTTGATGATCCTTTTGAAGAAGTAGACAT ATCAACTCTCAAGCCAGGAatgcctcctcctctgcctccaaAG CCACGATTGAACAGTTCATCAGAGGAGCTTGGCCTTACCGATGAGAGATCTGTGACTGTGCAAAGGCTTCCTAACTCTGAGAATGGGTCGAGCCAGGTGACTCGCAGACAGAGCACACCTGAGCAGGGAAACAAGTTGGAGCATTCATCTccagattttctttctgtcagcgTCAGCAGCCCTGGTCTTTTGTCTCATGGCTATGATGCCG ATAATGAGTCAGATGACTGTGTGAATGGAGGTAGTCCCAAGTCACCATCCAGCCAGCAGCACCGTAAAGAGAAGAAGGAATTCCCT AAACCGGCTATCAATGGCCTGCCACCCACTCCTAAAGTACTG ATGGGAGCCTGTTTTTCTAAAGTGTTTGATGGCTGTCCACTGAAGATCAACTGTGCCACTTCATGGATTCATCCAGACACCAAAG ACCAGTATTTAATCTTTGGGACAGAGGATGGCATCTATACGCTGAATCTTAATGAGCTGCATGAAGCCACAATGGAGCAG CTCTTCCCAAGGAAGTGTACATGGCTGTACGTTATCAACAACAACCTGATGTCTTTATCTG GGAAAACCTTCCAGCTCTATTCCCACAATCTCATTGGGCTTTTCGAGCAGTTGAAGAAGCCCGGCCTGGCTGCCCAGTTCCAGACTCATCGTTTTCCAGACAAAATTTTACCCAG GAGGTTTGCCTTGACAACTAAGATCCCAGACACAAAGGGCTGTCACAAGTGCTGCATTG TGAGAAACCCATACACAGGCCACAAGTACCTGTGTGGAGCACTGCAATCTGGGATTGTTCTGTTGCAGTGGTATGAGCCCATGCAGAGGTTTATGCTGATCAAG CACTTTGACTTCCCTCTTCCCAGCCCTCtgaaggtgtttgagatgcttGTGGTCCCCGAACAGGAGTATCCTCTAGTGTGTGTGGCCATCAGCCAGGGCACAGAGCCAGGGCAGGTGGTCCGTTTTGAGACCATCAACCTCAACTCCTGCTCTTCCTGGTTCACAGAGATGGGAACAa GTAATCAGCAGGTAGATGCAATCCATGTCACTCAGCTGGAGAGAGACACTGTGTTGGTCTGTTTGGACC ACAACTTGAAGATTGTTAATCTCCAGGGCAGACTGAAGTCCAACAAGAAGTTGGCATCTGAGCTTAGCTTTGAGTTCTGCATTGGATCTGTTG TGTGCCTTCAAGACAGCGTCCTAGCCTTCTGGAAACATGGCATGCAAGGAAAGAGCTTCAAGTCCAATGAG GTGACCCAAGAGATTTCTGATCTAAGCAGAGTCTTCCGCCTCCTCGGATCTGACAG
- the map4k5 gene encoding mitogen-activated protein kinase kinase kinase kinase 5 isoform X4 — protein sequence MDIFPRPSGEIQRRNPQNDFELIQRVGSGTYGDVYKARNIKTGELAAVKIIKLEPGDDFSIIQQEIFMVKECMHHNIVAYFGSYLCREKLWICMEFCGGGSLQDIYHITGPLSELQIAYVCRETIQGLGYLHSKGKMHRDIKGANILLTDNGDVKLADFGVAAKITATIAKRKSFIGTPYWMAPEVAAVEKNGGYNQLCDIWAVGITSIELAELQPPMFDLHPMRALFLMSKSSFQPPKLKDKNKWSAAFHNFIKVSLTKNPKKRPTADKLLLHVFVAQTGLTRRLAVDLLDKMNNPDNHQHYSEVDDDDIEPLSVVRHTIRSSNKQARAERTRSEIDSNNGTKQGWPCSSPSYTEGDAVDKVQFEPPLLKETEARSEMDSSWRAFAEGGITARGHVTYLDDPFEEVDISTLKPGMPPPLPPKPRLNSSSEELGLTDERSVTVQRLPNSENGSSQVTRRQSTPEQGNKLEHSSPDFLSVSVSSPGLLSHGYDADNESDDCVNGGSPKSPSSQQHRKEKKEFPKPAINGLPPTPKVLMGACFSKVFDGCPLKINCATSWIHPDTKDQYLIFGTEDGIYTLNLNELHEATMEQLFPRKCTWLYVINNNLMSLSGKTFQLYSHNLIGLFEQLKKPGLAAQFQTHRFPDKILPRRFALTTKIPDTKGCHKCCIVRNPYTGHKYLCGALQSGIVLLQWYEPMQRFMLIKHFDFPLPSPLKVFEMLVVPEQEYPLVCVAISQGTEPGQVVRFETINLNSCSSWFTEMGTSNQQVDAIHVTQLERDTVLVCLDHNLKIVNLQGRLKSNKKLASELSFEFCIGSVVCLQDSVLAFWKHGMQGKSFKSNEVTQEISDLSRVFRLLGSDRVVVLESRPTDNPTALSNLYILAGHENSY from the exons GGGATGACTTTTCCATCATACAGCAGGAAATCTTCATGGTGAAGGAATGCATGCACCACAATATTGTGGCCTACTTTGGGAGCTACCTCTG cCGGGAGAAGCTTTGGATTTGCATGGAGTTCTGTGGTGGAGGATCTCTGCAGGATATTTATCACA taaCAGGACCTTTGTCAGAGCTTCAGATAGCGTATGTCTGCAGAGAGACCATACAG GGGCTGGGATACCTGCACAGCAAGGGCAAAATGCACCGGGACATCAAG GGTGCCAACATACTTCTAACGGACAACGGCGATGTGAAGTTAG CTGATTTTGGAGTTGCAGCCAAAATAACAGCCACCATTGCCAAAAGAAAGTCCTTCATTGGAACCCCTTATTG GATGGCCCCAGAAGTGGCAGCCGTGGAGAAGAATGGAGGCTACAACCAGCTGTGTGATATCTGGGCTGTTGGCATCACATCTATTGAGCTGGCTGAGCTACAACCTCCCATGTTTGATCTTCACCCAATGAG ggccTTATTTTTGATGTCAAAGAGTAGCTTCCAGCCTCCTAagctaaaagacaaaaataaatg GTCTGCTGCCTTCCATAACTttatcaaagtgtctttgaCAAAGAACCCAAAGAAGAGGCCCACTGCAGATAAACTTCTATTG catgtgtttgtggcCCAAACTGGTTTGACGAGGCGGCTTGCTGTTGACCTCCTAGATAAGATGAACAACCCAGACAACCACCAGCATTACAGCGAGGTGGACGATGATGATATTGAG CCTCTTTCTGTAGTCAGACACACCATTCGCTCCTCCAACAAACAAGCCAGAGCAGAAAGAACACGTTCAGAGATCGACT CAAACAATGGAACAAAGCAAGGATGGCCATGCTCAAGTCCTAGCTACACTGAGGGTGATGCAG TTGATAAAGTCCAGTTTGAACCACCTCTCCTGAAGGAAACGGAGGCTCGTTCAGAAATg GACTCTTCCTGGAGGGCGTTCGCAGAAGGAGGAATAACAGCCAG GGGGCACGTGACTTATCTTGATGATCCTTTTGAAGAAGTAGACAT ATCAACTCTCAAGCCAGGAatgcctcctcctctgcctccaaAG CCACGATTGAACAGTTCATCAGAGGAGCTTGGCCTTACCGATGAGAGATCTGTGACTGTGCAAAGGCTTCCTAACTCTGAGAATGGGTCGAGCCAGGTGACTCGCAGACAGAGCACACCTGAGCAGGGAAACAAGTTGGAGCATTCATCTccagattttctttctgtcagcgTCAGCAGCCCTGGTCTTTTGTCTCATGGCTATGATGCCG ATAATGAGTCAGATGACTGTGTGAATGGAGGTAGTCCCAAGTCACCATCCAGCCAGCAGCACCGTAAAGAGAAGAAGGAATTCCCT AAACCGGCTATCAATGGCCTGCCACCCACTCCTAAAGTACTG ATGGGAGCCTGTTTTTCTAAAGTGTTTGATGGCTGTCCACTGAAGATCAACTGTGCCACTTCATGGATTCATCCAGACACCAAAG ACCAGTATTTAATCTTTGGGACAGAGGATGGCATCTATACGCTGAATCTTAATGAGCTGCATGAAGCCACAATGGAGCAG CTCTTCCCAAGGAAGTGTACATGGCTGTACGTTATCAACAACAACCTGATGTCTTTATCTG GGAAAACCTTCCAGCTCTATTCCCACAATCTCATTGGGCTTTTCGAGCAGTTGAAGAAGCCCGGCCTGGCTGCCCAGTTCCAGACTCATCGTTTTCCAGACAAAATTTTACCCAG GAGGTTTGCCTTGACAACTAAGATCCCAGACACAAAGGGCTGTCACAAGTGCTGCATTG TGAGAAACCCATACACAGGCCACAAGTACCTGTGTGGAGCACTGCAATCTGGGATTGTTCTGTTGCAGTGGTATGAGCCCATGCAGAGGTTTATGCTGATCAAG CACTTTGACTTCCCTCTTCCCAGCCCTCtgaaggtgtttgagatgcttGTGGTCCCCGAACAGGAGTATCCTCTAGTGTGTGTGGCCATCAGCCAGGGCACAGAGCCAGGGCAGGTGGTCCGTTTTGAGACCATCAACCTCAACTCCTGCTCTTCCTGGTTCACAGAGATGGGAACAa GTAATCAGCAGGTAGATGCAATCCATGTCACTCAGCTGGAGAGAGACACTGTGTTGGTCTGTTTGGACC ACAACTTGAAGATTGTTAATCTCCAGGGCAGACTGAAGTCCAACAAGAAGTTGGCATCTGAGCTTAGCTTTGAGTTCTGCATTGGATCTGTTG TGTGCCTTCAAGACAGCGTCCTAGCCTTCTGGAAACATGGCATGCAAGGAAAGAGCTTCAAGTCCAATGAG GTGACCCAAGAGATTTCTGATCTAAGCAGAGTCTTCCGCCTCCTCGGATCTGACAG